Proteins co-encoded in one Centroberyx gerrardi isolate f3 chromosome 18, fCenGer3.hap1.cur.20231027, whole genome shotgun sequence genomic window:
- the LOC139916245 gene encoding trace amine-associated receptor 1-like, giving the protein MAIAPFIVRVLLYIFLGSVSVLTICGNLLVITSIVYFKQLHTPTNYLILSLAVSDLLVGAVILPFSMEFSNLKCWYIEDILCKIQLSVDISLCISSILNLCCISVDRYYAVCQPLRYRTKINGHVAGVMILVNWSVSALFGIGNTILGVNRGKCDITCFTITIPIAIVMTNFFSFFLPAIVMLSIYLKIFLVAQRQARSIQNTNCQSMKSGASVSKMERKATKTLAIVMGIFLICWSPFFLCVTFQPLSNYSIPGPVSETLHWVGLSNSMINPFVYGFFYSWFRAAFRMIISGKIFQGDFSNSKLL; this is encoded by the coding sequence ATGGCAATCGCCCCTTTTATAGTACGTGTATTGTTATACATTTTCCTTGGCTCAGTATCTGTTCTCACAATATGTGGAAACCTTCTCGTAATCACTTCCATCGTTTACTTCAAACAGCTCCACACTCCAACTAactacctcatcctctctctggctgtgtcTGACCTCCTTGTAGGGGCTGTAATTTTGCCTTTCAGCATGGAATTCTCAAATCTCAAATGTTGGTATATTGAAGATATACTTTGTAAGATACAGCTTAGCGTTGATATTTCACTGTGTATATCTTCTATTCTGAACTTATGTTGTATTTCTGTTGACAGATATTATGCAGTGTGTCAGCCTTTGAGATATAGAACTAAAATAAATGGTCATGTTGCTGGGGTCATGATCCTGGTGAACTGGAGTGTTTCTGCCCTATTTGGAATTGGGAACACAATTCTGGGAGTTAATCGtggaaaatgtgacattacGTGCTTTACAATTACAATTCCAATTGCAATCGTTATGACaaattttttctcattttttctccCAGCGATTGTAATGCTCAGTATCTACCTAAAGATTTTCCTGGTGGCACAGAGACAGGCACGTAGCATCCagaacacaaactgtcagagcATGAAGTCTGGAGCATCTGTCagtaagatggagagaaaagccACAAAAACTCTGGCTATCGTTATGGGAATTTTTCTGATCTGTTGgagtcctttctttctttgtgtcacCTTTCAACCTTTGAGTAATTATTCAATACCAGGTCCTGTGAGTGAAACACTTCATTGGGTTGGATTGTCAAATTCAATGATCAATCCATTTGTTTATGGATTCTTTTACAGCTGGTTCCGGGCAGCTTTTAGAATGATCATTTCTGGAAAAATATTTCAAGGTGATTTTTCAAACTCAAAACTGCTTTGA